TAATACAACATAACATTGTTAAATGTAGATTTATAATGTAATCAGAATGAAAAGTAATAGAATATAATAAGTTTGACATAATATAATGAAATCATCAAtttaaaacatcacataaatacataataggtaaaaattaaagaaaacgtttttttcaCGTGAACAATAAATTGGCCAATCAGATGAGGAGCAGTGAGGTCACCTGATCATGCGGGACTGGAACTGGCCAATGGAGTACGACCCAGAGTTCTGCAGCGCCACCTGCGTCGCCATGGCGAACTTCCAGCCTCTGCGGAGACAGACGCAAATCAGTTAACAGTTTCATTTCCACACGACTCCACTGGCGATAATGCTAATGTGCTAACGTGCTAACCTGTCAGCGATGGCTTTGGCCATGAAGTAATCCTCGGCGATGTACTGAGCGAAGGCGACCAGACCGCCGGCCTGATCCAGCACGTCTTTCCTCATCAGACACGACATCCCCGTCACACACTTTATGCCCGTCACGTTAGCCGAGATGTAGGAGCGAGGGTGGGACGTCCCGAAATAAACCTGACAACAGGTTAGCATTATGTGGAAGTGAGGTTAGCATTAGCTATTGGAATGACAAAGATAGATTTAGCATTAGTTAGTACGACAGCTGGAAGTTATCATGTTAGCATCCAATACAAACGGAACTGTaattaaatcagaaaatacaggTATTAGCATTGTTAGCACTGAcagctatataaaaaaaaagcttttaaaactcCATCTGTATCACATTAGCTTCAGAGGCTACTGCTAAATAGCATGACACGACATTAGCATCGTCCACGGCCACCACTAAAAGTTTCTATTGTGTCACAGCTGGAAACCAGTTAGCGGTGTTAGCACAACGTTAGCTTGTTGGCTTATTAGGCTTACCTGCTCCAGTGTGGCGGCGAAGCCTTGGCGGTCGGCAACATAAGGCAACCCATGGACCAATCCCACCTTCTCCGTCATCTGATTGGTCATATCTGTCAGGGTGTCGGGTTTCActgggccacacacacacacacacacacacacagagttagcattagcattgaAGCTTGTGTGTTGGAGATAAAGTGACTCCACTGACCTCTGATGCCGCTGTCACAGATCCAGACCAGGCCATATTTGGCTCCTTCGTACCCCGGCATCAGGTTGTTGATCTTGGGGTTAATTCCAACTTTCTTCCCCCctgaaaccaaaaaacaacacacgcTAGAAGGACTAAAAACATAAGCTCCATGTCATTAGATGAAGCTGGTCACTACAAGAGAACAAAAGCACCGAATAACTCGTCGCCTAAACACAAcatgaataaatcaaacaataaaacaaacagcagaagtCTTTTCTCACCGATGAACAATCGAGCGTCTACGTTGGGATATTTGCCCAACAATTTTTTACAGACGTCAACA
This portion of the Plectropomus leopardus isolate mb unplaced genomic scaffold, YSFRI_Pleo_2.0 unplaced_scaffold13887, whole genome shotgun sequence genome encodes:
- the ugcg gene encoding ceramide glucosyltransferase, with translation MAALELAMQGLAVFGFLLFFVLWLMHLMSIIYVRLHLHKKRSEVKQQFVQLAGVSLLKPLKGVDPNLISNLETFFTLDYPEYEILLCVQDQDDPAVDVCKKLLGKYPNVDARLFIGGKKVGINPKINNLMPGYEGAKYGLVWICDSGIRVKPDTLTDMTNQMTEKVGLVHGLPYVADRQGFAATLEQVYFGTSHPRSYISANVTGIKCVTGMSCLMRKDVLDQAGGLVAFAQYIAEDYFMAKAIADRGWKFAMATQVALQNSGSYSIGQFQSRMIR